The Urbifossiella limnaea genome has a window encoding:
- a CDS encoding efflux RND transporter periplasmic adaptor subunit encodes MTQLPFPALARPAAAFALGLLVAVALGCAKPPPPLVKASAPDVVVALPVVKGVTDFEDFTGRTEAYKVVDVKPQLTALLDRVHFKDGAFLPEGTPLFDLDARFYKAQADGADASLKLSRAKRDLAKTLLNTAEKSRDQGVISADEYAKTAAEFQAAEAAVKVAEYDLEKAATTLGYTRIKSRYTGRLGKAMVDPGNVVKENETVLTRLVVLDPIYVVFDIDERTLLRIRRLVAEGRVPSARESPITVRVGLADEDGYSFTAPLTFVDNQLDVGTGTLRFRGEMRNPTLQRAGLPAVVGGAAATGADINAARLLSPGMFVRVRFPVGREHPAVLIPEEAIGADQGQRFVFVLNDKDEAQYRRVQLGAQEGRLRVIDDGVRPGERVVVSGLQRVRAGLKVNPKAAPTAKQ; translated from the coding sequence ATGACGCAACTCCCCTTCCCCGCCCTGGCCCGCCCCGCCGCCGCGTTCGCGCTCGGCCTGCTCGTCGCCGTCGCACTCGGGTGCGCGAAGCCGCCGCCGCCGCTGGTGAAGGCGTCGGCGCCGGACGTGGTCGTGGCCCTGCCGGTGGTGAAGGGCGTGACCGACTTCGAGGACTTCACCGGCCGCACCGAGGCGTACAAGGTCGTGGACGTGAAGCCCCAGCTGACGGCGCTGCTGGACCGCGTCCACTTCAAGGACGGGGCGTTCCTCCCCGAGGGCACGCCGCTGTTCGACCTGGACGCCCGCTTCTACAAGGCCCAGGCCGACGGCGCGGACGCCAGCCTCAAGCTGTCGCGGGCCAAGCGTGACCTGGCCAAAACGCTGCTGAACACGGCCGAGAAGTCGCGCGACCAGGGCGTCATCTCGGCCGACGAGTACGCGAAGACGGCCGCCGAGTTCCAGGCCGCCGAGGCCGCGGTGAAGGTCGCCGAGTACGACCTGGAGAAGGCCGCCACCACGCTCGGCTACACCCGCATCAAGTCGCGCTACACCGGCCGCCTCGGCAAGGCGATGGTGGACCCCGGCAACGTCGTCAAGGAGAACGAGACGGTCCTGACGCGCCTCGTCGTGCTCGACCCCATCTACGTCGTGTTCGACATCGACGAGCGCACCCTGCTCCGCATCCGCCGGCTGGTCGCCGAGGGCCGCGTCCCGTCGGCGCGGGAGAGCCCGATCACCGTGCGGGTCGGGCTCGCCGACGAGGACGGCTACTCGTTCACCGCCCCGCTGACCTTCGTGGACAACCAGCTCGACGTGGGCACCGGCACCCTCCGCTTCCGCGGCGAGATGCGGAACCCCACGCTCCAGCGGGCCGGCCTGCCGGCCGTGGTCGGCGGCGCGGCCGCGACCGGGGCCGACATCAACGCCGCGCGGCTGCTGTCGCCGGGGATGTTCGTGCGGGTGCGGTTCCCGGTCGGCCGCGAGCACCCGGCGGTGCTGATTCCCGAGGAGGCGATCGGCGCCGACCAGGGGCAGCGGTTCGTGTTCGTGCTGAACGACAAGGACGAGGCGCAGTACCGCCGGGTACAGCTCGGGGCGCAGGAGGGAAGGCTCCGCGTGATCGACGACGGCGTGCGGCCCGGCGAGCGCGTCGTGGTGAGCGGGCTGCAGCGCGTGCGCGCCGGCCTGAAGGTGAACCCGAAGGCGGCGCCGACCGCGAAGCAATAA
- a CDS encoding efflux RND transporter permease subunit, protein MIPRFFIDRPIFAAVLSLVVTLAGALAAPVLPVSQYPSVTPPTVQVDCNYPGASASVVSQTIASPVEQQVNGVEEMLYMTSQCTSDGSYTLTVTFRPGTDLNMAQVRVLNRVALAMPQLPDVVRATGVTTRKRSPELLMTVSMNSPDGTYDQTYLSNYALLRVREEIARVPGVSDVTIFGQRDYAMRVWVNPERLAALSLTPADVVAALRQQNLSIVAGRVGQADGDGATPFEFTVSGLGRLTHEAEFAEIVVKVGEAGQVVKIKDVARVELGAKAQDVNSRFDRKPTTGLGIFLMSNANAVETSAEVLGRMERLGKEFPPGIRWEIGYDTAPFIKDSIKEVVYSLRDAIILVALVVLVFLQSWRAAIIPLAAVPVAIVGTFSAMYLAGFSVNNLTLFGLVLAVGIVVDDAIVVVEAVQHKLDQGLPPREATIRAMDEVSGPVIAVGVVLAAVFVPCAFLSGIIGSFFRQFALTIAVSTLLSTLNSLTLSPALAAILLRPKHGAAPTTWLGRQVSRVLLPLTLFGRGFDRFFGWSNRTYVRVVGFGLRVPVLILAGYAGLIAAGVYGYRQLPTGFIPQQDKGYLIASLQLPDASSAERTVEVLQELARVALEYEVPVAAREGEEGAEMVEKDGATTWQKKVRPVAHVNGIAGNSFVLSAYGSNFGSMFVILKDFDERRDPKLFAPVVAKALADRYAQKVPGAQVNVFGAPAVSGLGRAGGFRVMIEDRGGAGADALERTTKAFVDRANQQPQVNGLFTVYKTNSPQVFLDVDRAACLTHGVDLTDVYATLQGGMGSRYVNDFNRFGRTWQVNVQADGPFRNQLEDIRKLKVRNNAGQMVPLAAVTDVRVQAGPLVISRYNTYPAAAVNGNVAAGVSTGDARALLERLAEDELPQGTMAAEWTELFYLEDLANRAELRLPGGFSFRGQTTVLVFLLSVSFVFLILAALYESWAFPMAVILVVPVCVACSLAAVWVTDPGSAAESLRQAGVTPDWWGGFGGRLLSGGEWLDANAISPVSKPLGRLGTFKQDINVFTQVGFVVLIGLACKNAILIVEFAKVRRDAGADLRTAILEACTLRFRPIMMTSVAFILGVLPLAVARGAGAEMRQALGIAVLGGMIGVTVFGVVLTPIFFAVVDRVTHSRLFTHPYAVAAGRGVLYVVGFRFVRPALLSAAAGVRRLARNRFGA, encoded by the coding sequence GTGATCCCCCGCTTCTTCATCGACCGGCCGATCTTCGCGGCCGTGCTGTCGCTGGTCGTCACCCTGGCCGGGGCGCTCGCCGCCCCGGTGCTGCCGGTGTCGCAGTACCCGTCGGTCACGCCGCCCACCGTCCAGGTGGACTGCAACTACCCCGGGGCCAGCGCCTCGGTCGTCTCGCAGACCATCGCCTCGCCCGTCGAGCAGCAGGTCAACGGCGTCGAGGAGATGCTGTACATGACCTCGCAGTGTACCAGCGACGGCAGCTACACCCTCACCGTCACGTTCCGCCCCGGCACCGACCTGAACATGGCGCAGGTGCGCGTGTTGAACCGCGTGGCCCTGGCGATGCCGCAGCTCCCGGACGTGGTCCGCGCCACCGGCGTCACCACGCGAAAGCGCTCGCCCGAGCTGCTGATGACCGTCAGCATGAACAGCCCGGACGGCACCTACGACCAGACCTACCTCAGCAACTACGCCCTGCTCCGCGTCCGCGAGGAGATCGCCCGCGTCCCCGGCGTCAGCGACGTGACCATCTTCGGCCAGCGCGACTACGCCATGCGCGTCTGGGTGAACCCCGAGCGGCTCGCGGCGCTGTCGCTCACGCCCGCCGACGTGGTCGCCGCCCTGCGCCAGCAGAACCTCTCCATCGTCGCCGGCCGCGTCGGGCAGGCCGACGGCGACGGGGCGACGCCGTTCGAGTTCACCGTGTCGGGCCTCGGCCGGTTGACGCACGAGGCGGAGTTCGCCGAGATCGTCGTGAAGGTCGGCGAGGCCGGTCAGGTGGTGAAGATCAAGGACGTGGCCCGCGTCGAGCTCGGGGCGAAGGCCCAGGACGTGAACAGCCGGTTCGACCGCAAGCCGACCACCGGCCTCGGCATCTTCCTGATGTCGAACGCGAACGCCGTCGAAACGTCGGCCGAGGTGCTGGGGCGGATGGAGCGGCTGGGCAAGGAGTTCCCGCCGGGCATCCGGTGGGAGATCGGCTACGACACGGCCCCGTTCATCAAGGACTCCATCAAGGAGGTCGTGTACTCCCTCCGCGACGCGATCATCCTCGTGGCGCTGGTGGTGCTCGTGTTCCTGCAGAGCTGGCGGGCGGCGATCATCCCGCTGGCCGCGGTGCCGGTGGCGATCGTCGGCACGTTCTCGGCGATGTACCTGGCCGGGTTCAGCGTGAACAACCTGACGCTGTTCGGCCTCGTGCTGGCAGTCGGCATCGTCGTGGACGACGCCATCGTCGTGGTCGAGGCGGTGCAGCACAAGCTCGACCAGGGGCTCCCCCCGCGCGAGGCGACCATCCGCGCGATGGACGAGGTGAGCGGCCCGGTCATCGCCGTGGGCGTGGTGCTGGCCGCGGTGTTCGTGCCGTGCGCCTTCCTGTCCGGCATCATCGGCTCGTTTTTCCGGCAGTTCGCCCTCACCATCGCGGTCAGTACGCTCCTGTCGACGCTGAACTCGCTGACGCTCAGCCCCGCCCTCGCGGCCATCCTTCTGCGCCCGAAGCACGGCGCCGCGCCGACCACGTGGCTCGGCCGGCAGGTGTCGCGCGTGCTGCTCCCGCTGACGCTGTTCGGCCGCGGCTTCGACCGCTTCTTCGGCTGGTCGAACCGCACGTACGTCCGCGTCGTCGGCTTCGGCCTCCGCGTCCCGGTGCTGATCCTCGCCGGCTATGCGGGCCTGATCGCGGCCGGCGTGTACGGCTACCGCCAGCTCCCGACCGGGTTCATCCCGCAGCAGGACAAGGGCTACCTGATCGCGAGCCTGCAACTCCCCGACGCGTCGTCCGCCGAGCGCACGGTGGAGGTGTTGCAGGAACTGGCCCGCGTCGCACTGGAGTACGAGGTGCCGGTCGCCGCGAGGGAAGGCGAAGAGGGTGCGGAGATGGTCGAGAAGGACGGCGCGACGACGTGGCAGAAGAAGGTACGGCCGGTCGCCCACGTCAACGGCATCGCCGGCAACTCGTTCGTGCTCAGCGCGTACGGCTCGAACTTCGGGTCGATGTTCGTCATCCTCAAGGATTTCGACGAGCGCCGCGACCCAAAGCTGTTCGCGCCGGTGGTGGCGAAGGCACTCGCCGACCGGTACGCGCAGAAGGTGCCGGGGGCGCAAGTGAACGTGTTCGGGGCGCCGGCCGTGTCCGGCCTCGGCCGCGCCGGCGGCTTCCGCGTCATGATCGAGGACCGCGGCGGGGCCGGCGCCGACGCGCTGGAGCGGACGACGAAGGCGTTCGTGGACCGGGCCAACCAGCAGCCGCAGGTGAACGGGCTGTTCACGGTGTACAAGACGAACAGCCCGCAGGTGTTTCTCGACGTGGACCGGGCCGCGTGCCTGACGCACGGCGTGGACCTGACCGACGTGTACGCCACGCTCCAGGGCGGCATGGGGAGCCGGTACGTCAACGACTTCAACCGGTTCGGCCGGACGTGGCAGGTGAACGTGCAGGCCGACGGCCCGTTCCGCAACCAGCTCGAAGACATCCGCAAGCTGAAGGTTCGTAACAACGCCGGCCAGATGGTGCCGCTCGCGGCGGTGACGGACGTGCGGGTGCAGGCCGGCCCCCTCGTCATCTCGCGGTACAACACGTACCCCGCGGCGGCGGTGAACGGGAACGTGGCCGCCGGCGTGAGCACCGGCGACGCCCGCGCCCTGCTCGAACGCCTCGCCGAAGACGAGCTGCCTCAGGGGACCATGGCCGCGGAGTGGACCGAGCTGTTCTACCTCGAAGACCTGGCGAACCGCGCCGAGCTGCGGCTCCCCGGCGGGTTCTCGTTCCGCGGGCAGACGACGGTGCTGGTGTTCCTGCTGTCCGTGTCGTTCGTGTTCCTCATCCTGGCGGCGCTGTACGAGAGCTGGGCGTTCCCGATGGCCGTGATCCTGGTGGTTCCGGTGTGCGTGGCCTGCTCGCTCGCCGCGGTGTGGGTCACCGACCCCGGCTCGGCCGCCGAGTCGCTGCGACAGGCGGGTGTCACTCCCGACTGGTGGGGCGGGTTCGGCGGGCGGCTGCTTTCGGGCGGCGAGTGGCTCGACGCGAACGCCATTTCCCCGGTGTCGAAGCCGCTCGGCCGGCTCGGGACGTTCAAGCAGGACATCAACGTCTTCACGCAGGTCGGGTTCGTGGTGCTGATCGGTCTGGCGTGCAAGAACGCCATCCTGATCGTCGAGTTCGCCAAGGTCCGCCGCGACGCCGGGGCCGACCTCCGCACCGCCATCCTGGAGGCGTGTACCCTCCGCTTCCGGCCGATCATGATGACCTCGGTGGCGTTCATCCTCGGCGTGCTGCCGCTGGCCGTGGCCCGCGGGGCCGGCGCCGAGATGCGCCAGGCGCTCGGCATCGCCGTGCTCGGCGGCATGATCGGCGTTACCGTGTTCGGCGTGGTACTGACGCCGATCTTCTTCGCCGTCGTGGACCGGGTCACGCACTCCCGGCTGTTCACGCACCCGTACGCGGTCGCAGCCGGCCGGGGGGTGCTGTACGTGGTCGGATTCCGGTTCGTCCGCCCTGCCCTCCTGTCCGCCGCGGCCGGCGTCCGCCGCCTCGCCCGCAACCGCTTCGGAGCGTAA
- a CDS encoding DUF1501 domain-containing protein has translation MNPIHLLKRRTFLGQAARGVGGVALASLFAQDAAAQAARGVLTQPHLPPKAKRVIFMVMAGGPSHLELFDNKPVLAQMHGQPMPDSVTRGQPIAQLQGARLTCFGPQWGFKKHGRGGVEMNELFTHLPRVADDLCVVRSLRTEAINHDPAHTFMNTGSTVSGRPSMGSWLTYGIGAEAQDLPGFVVLTSNGRGGQNQPIAARQWGPGFLPGRFQGVQLRGQGDPILYLTNPPGVAPAQQRDVIDAVSRLNQLHGTAVDDPEVATRIAQYELAFRMQTSVPALMDLSNEPRNVLEGYGTKGADGSFAANCLLARRLAQRGVRFIQLYHRDWDHHGGVKDGIRLKIEEVDRPFAALVEDLKRLGMFDDTLIVFTGEFGRTPMSQGGNGRDHHMKGFSAVLAGGGIKGGVTHGATDDFGYHAAEKVVEVFDLHATMLHLLGIDHERLTFRFQGRDYRLTDVHGKVVKEILA, from the coding sequence ATGAACCCGATCCACCTCCTGAAGCGCCGCACGTTCCTCGGCCAGGCCGCGCGCGGCGTCGGCGGCGTGGCCCTCGCGTCGCTGTTCGCCCAGGACGCCGCCGCGCAAGCGGCCCGCGGCGTGCTCACGCAGCCGCACCTGCCGCCGAAGGCGAAGCGCGTCATCTTCATGGTGATGGCCGGCGGCCCGAGCCACCTGGAGTTGTTCGACAACAAGCCCGTGCTGGCCCAAATGCACGGCCAGCCGATGCCCGACTCCGTCACCCGCGGCCAGCCGATCGCGCAGCTGCAAGGCGCCCGGCTGACGTGCTTCGGCCCGCAGTGGGGCTTCAAGAAGCACGGCCGCGGCGGCGTCGAGATGAACGAGCTGTTCACCCACCTGCCGCGCGTGGCCGACGACCTGTGCGTCGTCCGATCGCTGCGGACGGAGGCCATCAACCACGACCCGGCCCACACGTTTATGAACACGGGTTCCACCGTGTCCGGCCGGCCGAGCATGGGCAGCTGGCTCACCTACGGCATCGGGGCCGAGGCCCAGGACTTGCCGGGCTTTGTGGTACTCACGTCGAACGGCCGCGGCGGGCAGAACCAGCCGATCGCCGCCCGCCAGTGGGGGCCGGGCTTCCTGCCGGGCCGCTTCCAGGGCGTGCAGCTCCGCGGCCAGGGCGACCCGATCCTGTACCTCACGAACCCGCCCGGCGTCGCCCCCGCCCAGCAGCGCGACGTGATCGACGCCGTCTCGCGCCTCAACCAGTTGCACGGCACCGCCGTCGACGACCCGGAAGTGGCCACCCGCATCGCCCAGTACGAGCTCGCGTTCCGGATGCAGACCAGCGTGCCGGCGCTGATGGACCTGTCGAACGAGCCGCGCAACGTGCTCGAGGGCTACGGCACGAAGGGGGCCGACGGCTCGTTCGCGGCCAACTGCCTGCTGGCCCGCCGGCTCGCCCAGCGCGGCGTCCGCTTCATCCAGCTGTACCACCGCGACTGGGACCACCACGGCGGTGTGAAGGACGGCATCCGCCTGAAGATCGAGGAGGTGGACCGGCCGTTCGCGGCGCTGGTGGAAGACCTGAAGCGGCTCGGCATGTTCGACGACACGCTGATCGTGTTCACCGGCGAGTTCGGCCGCACGCCGATGTCGCAGGGCGGCAACGGCCGCGACCACCACATGAAGGGCTTCTCGGCCGTGCTCGCCGGCGGCGGCATCAAGGGCGGCGTGACGCACGGCGCCACCGACGACTTCGGCTACCACGCGGCCGAAAAGGTGGTCGAGGTGTTCGACCTGCACGCCACGATGCTCCACCTGCTGGGCATCGACCACGAACGGCTCACCTTCCGCTTCCAGGGCCGCGACTATCGGCTAACAGATGTCCATGGCAAGGTGGTCAAAGAGATTCTCGCCTGA